GCGCTCGCTCAACATCCCGCGTTACCGAAAAGCCTCACTTTCATGTCGTGCACCCGGACCCCGGGCCGGTCTTGACCGCGCGCCGTGCGGGCCATAGAATCGCGGTCCTCCCCGGACACGCCGATGCGTGACGAGATCTCCGAGCTGACGACGAACCGGCTGTCGCTCTACGTTCGGTTCCTCAACGAGCTCGACGAGAAGGGCGTGCGCACGGTCTCGTCGACCGTCCTCGCCGATCGGTTCGGCCTCAACGCCGCGCTGATTCGCAAGGATCTCGCGCATTTCGGCGACCTCGGCGTGCGGGGCGTCGGCTATGTGGTGAAGGACCTGCGCCGCGAGCTCCAGGTGATTCTGGGACTGGATCGCAAGCTTGCGGTGGCGATCATGGGCGCCGGCAATCTGGGGCTCGCGCTCGCGGACTATCCTGGCTTTCGCCGGGAGGGCTTCCGCATCGTGGCGCTGTTCGACACGCTGCGGGAGAAGGTGGGGCAGGAGTCACGCAGCGGCGTGCGCATCTATGACATCCAGGAGTTGCGCGGCGTGGCGGACCGCGAGGGCATCACGATCGCGGTCATCGCCGTGCCCGCCGCATCGGCCCAGCAGGTGGTCGGCACGGTGGTCGAAGCGGGCATCAAGGCCGTGCTGAACTTCTCGCCCGGCGCGTTGCGGGTCCCGCCCGACGTCAAGCTGAAGAGCGTGGACCTGACGGTTTCGCTCGAGAGCCTGTCGTTCTACCTGGCCAGTCTCGAGAGCGGCGCCAGAAACTGATCAGCTTGCGGGAGATGCGATGGGAGAGCGCGACAGCCGACGGGACGAGCCGAAGCTGAGCCACGTCGACGATGCGGGCCGGGTTCGCATGGTCGACGTCGGAGACAAGCCGGTCACCGAACGCGTGGCCGTGGCCCGCGGTCACATCGCCATCGGCGAGCCGGCCCTGCAGGCCATCCGCGACGGACGCGTCGCCAAGGGAGATCCACTCCAGGCCGCCCGCCTCGCCGGCGTCATGGCGGCGAAGAAGACCGCGGATCTCGTCCCGCTGTGCCATCCGCTCATGCTGTCGCAGGTCGCTGTCGAGCTGCAGGCCCTCGACGACGGCTATCGGATCGAGGCGCGGGTCCGCACGGCGGGCCGGACCGGCGTGGAGATGGAGGCGCTGACCGCGGTTTCCGTCGCCGCGTTGACCATATACGATATGGTCAAGGCGATAGACAAGCGAATGGTCATCGGTTCCATACGACTCGTGAAGAAGACGGGAGGCCGGTCGGGCGACTTCAACGCCGATTGACGGCGTCGCGGTTGCGGAAGCCGGGAGCCGCCAGCCCCGGGCCGGCGAAACAACCATGAGCGATGAACTCAGGACACTCGCGGCGCTGCCGTTTCACTTCGTCGGACGCCATCCCAAGTCGGCGCTCGTACGCCGCTGCCGGGGGGATGACGTCGAGGAGCTCTCGACCCAGGAGTTCTTCGACCGGATTCGCGACTTCAGTCTCGGTCTCGGCGCGCTGGGGGTGGAGCCGGGCGACCGGGTCGCGATCCTGTCCGACAGCCGTCCCGAGTGGGTCATCGCGGATCTGGCGGCGCTGACCGCGGGGGCGGTGACCGCGCCGATCTACCCGACGCTGCCCGAGTCGCAGGTGCGCTACATCCTCGCCGACTCGGGAGCCCGCGTCGTGGTGGTGGCGGACGAGACGCAGGCGGCCAAGGTGCGCGCCGTCTGGGACGAGCTCCCGGAACTTTCCGCCCTGGTGATCATGGATCCGGAGGGCGAGCCGGCGGCGTCCGGGGGAGCCTCCGGTCGCGAGGAGCTGAGCCTCGCCGACGCTACCGGCCGCGGCCACCGC
The Acidobacteriota bacterium DNA segment above includes these coding regions:
- a CDS encoding redox-sensing transcriptional repressor Rex, coding for MRDEISELTTNRLSLYVRFLNELDEKGVRTVSSTVLADRFGLNAALIRKDLAHFGDLGVRGVGYVVKDLRRELQVILGLDRKLAVAIMGAGNLGLALADYPGFRREGFRIVALFDTLREKVGQESRSGVRIYDIQELRGVADREGITIAVIAVPAASAQQVVGTVVEAGIKAVLNFSPGALRVPPDVKLKSVDLTVSLESLSFYLASLESGARN
- the moaC gene encoding cyclic pyranopterin monophosphate synthase MoaC, whose product is MGERDSRRDEPKLSHVDDAGRVRMVDVGDKPVTERVAVARGHIAIGEPALQAIRDGRVAKGDPLQAARLAGVMAAKKTADLVPLCHPLMLSQVAVELQALDDGYRIEARVRTAGRTGVEMEALTAVSVAALTIYDMVKAIDKRMVIGSIRLVKKTGGRSGDFNAD